The following coding sequences are from one bacterium window:
- a CDS encoding dehydrogenase: MRFMLLVKANEETEAGVMPTTEQLEAMGRYNEELVRAGVLLAGEGLHPSSRGARVRFDGQDRTVIDGPFSESNELIAGFWLIQTRSMEEAIEWVKRVPFRDGEIEIRQVFEIEDFGEAATAGIREREARLREQTAARQRP; the protein is encoded by the coding sequence ATGCGTTTCATGCTCCTGGTCAAGGCGAACGAGGAGACCGAGGCCGGCGTCATGCCGACCACCGAACAGCTCGAAGCGATGGGCCGCTACAACGAGGAGCTGGTCCGGGCCGGCGTGCTGCTCGCGGGTGAGGGCCTGCACCCCAGCTCCCGGGGCGCGCGGGTGCGGTTCGATGGCCAGGACCGGACGGTCATCGACGGTCCGTTCTCCGAGTCGAACGAGCTGATCGCCGGGTTCTGGCTCATCCAAACCAGGTCCATGGAAGAGGCGATCGAGTGGGTCAAGCGCGTCCCCTTCCGCGACGGCGAGATCGAGATCCGGCAGGTGTTCGAGATCGAGGACTTCGGCGAGGCAGCCACGGCCGGGATCCGGGAGCGCGAGGCGCGTCTGCGCGAGCAGACGGCCGCACGGCAGCGCCCGTGA
- a CDS encoding quinolinate synthase: protein MTSSVHHASAAGAATRDAALAYTPEVAEATAPIYERVRHVIPEVEWPVHAPYIHEINRLKRERNAVILAHNYQTPEIFHGIADIKGDSLELARAAARTDADVIVLCGVHFMAETAKLLNPEKTVLIPDLGAGCSLADAITAEDVRALRERYPGVPVVTYVNTSAAVKAESDICCTSGNAVEVVRSLGAERIIFLPDEYLGRHVAAQTGVEVILWQGHCVVHERFTAAELRSFRQAYPGLRILAHPECPPDVLAEADYVGSTAGMIRHVGETRPARVMLVTECSMSDNVAVAYPEIEFVRPCNLCPHMKRITLAGVLESLRTLTHRVEIPEDVAARARVAVERMLEVGRGKGAHGGNGARAAAGAGARGPRSALAAD, encoded by the coding sequence ATGACCTCTTCCGTGCATCACGCCTCGGCCGCCGGCGCCGCGACGCGCGACGCCGCACTCGCCTATACGCCCGAGGTCGCTGAAGCGACCGCGCCGATCTACGAGCGGGTGCGCCATGTGATCCCCGAAGTCGAGTGGCCGGTGCACGCACCCTACATCCACGAGATCAACCGGCTCAAACGCGAGCGCAACGCCGTCATCCTGGCGCACAACTACCAGACGCCCGAGATCTTCCACGGGATCGCCGACATCAAGGGCGACTCCCTGGAACTCGCGCGGGCCGCGGCCCGGACGGATGCGGATGTGATCGTGCTTTGCGGCGTGCACTTCATGGCGGAGACCGCCAAGCTCCTCAACCCGGAGAAGACGGTCCTCATCCCGGACCTCGGGGCGGGCTGCTCGCTGGCCGACGCGATCACGGCGGAGGACGTCCGCGCGTTGCGGGAGCGTTACCCGGGCGTACCCGTGGTCACGTACGTCAACACGTCCGCCGCGGTGAAGGCCGAGTCGGACATCTGCTGCACCTCCGGCAACGCGGTGGAGGTGGTCCGTTCGCTCGGCGCCGAGCGCATCATCTTCCTTCCGGACGAGTACCTGGGTCGGCACGTCGCGGCGCAGACGGGCGTCGAGGTGATCCTGTGGCAGGGCCACTGCGTGGTGCACGAGCGGTTCACGGCCGCGGAGCTGCGCTCCTTCCGCCAGGCGTATCCCGGCCTGCGGATCCTCGCCCACCCCGAGTGCCCGCCGGACGTGCTGGCCGAGGCGGACTACGTCGGCTCGACGGCGGGGATGATCCGGCACGTGGGCGAGACCCGGCCCGCGCGGGTCATGCTGGTGACGGAGTGCTCGATGAGCGACAACGTCGCGGTCGCGTACCCGGAGATCGAGTTCGTGCGGCCGTGCAACCTCTGTCCCCACATGAAGCGCATTACGCTCGCCGGCGTGCTCGAGTCGCTGCGCACCCTGACGCATCGGGTCGAGATCCCGGAGGACGTGGCGGCACGGGCGCGGGTGGCCGTCGAGCGCATGCTCGAGGTCGGACGCGGGAAGGGGGCGCACGGCGGGAACGGCGCGCGGGCCGCGGCGGGCGCCGGCGCTCGGGGGCCGCGGTCCGCCCTGGCCGCGGACTGA
- a CDS encoding carboxylating nicotinate-nucleotide diphosphorylase, whose product MPGLLPPLPPLLYEPLVRRALREDLGRTGDLTTDAVVPPDARVSARIVARAAGRVAGLDVAAAAFRLLDPAVEVEAHARDGDDVVAGTTLARVTGPARAILTAERVSLNFLGRLSGIATATREAVAAAEPYGARIVCTRKTTPGLRALEKYAVRAGGGRNHRFGLDDGILIKDNHRVLAGGLAAAVERARAAAGHMVRIEVEVDSLEELDEALALGVDAVLLDNFGLDALRQAVRRAKGRAVTEASGGIAPGDVAAVAATGVDLISLGWLTHSAPALDVALDVEAG is encoded by the coding sequence ATGCCTGGACTGCTGCCGCCCCTGCCGCCGCTGCTCTACGAGCCGCTGGTCCGCCGCGCGTTGCGCGAGGACCTCGGGCGCACAGGCGATCTCACCACCGACGCCGTCGTGCCGCCGGACGCCCGCGTCTCCGCCAGGATCGTCGCGCGCGCGGCCGGCCGCGTCGCGGGGCTGGACGTGGCCGCCGCCGCGTTCCGGCTGCTGGATCCCGCCGTGGAGGTGGAGGCGCACGCGCGGGATGGGGACGACGTCGTCGCAGGGACGACGCTCGCGCGCGTCACGGGCCCGGCGCGTGCGATCCTCACCGCGGAGCGGGTCTCGCTCAACTTCCTCGGCCGGCTGAGCGGGATCGCGACGGCGACGCGCGAGGCCGTGGCCGCGGCCGAGCCCTACGGCGCGCGCATCGTGTGCACGCGCAAGACGACGCCCGGGCTGCGGGCGCTCGAGAAATACGCCGTTCGTGCGGGCGGTGGGCGCAACCACCGCTTCGGCCTGGATGACGGCATCCTGATCAAGGACAACCACCGCGTACTCGCGGGGGGACTCGCCGCCGCGGTCGAGCGCGCCAGGGCCGCTGCGGGTCACATGGTCCGCATCGAGGTCGAGGTCGATTCCCTCGAGGAACTGGACGAGGCGCTCGCCCTGGGCGTGGACGCCGTGCTGCTCGACAACTTCGGGCTGGATGCGTTGCGGCAGGCGGTGCGGCGGGCGAAGGGCCGGGCGGTGACGGAGGCGTCCGGCGGCATCGCACCGGGCGACGTCGCGGCCGTCGCCGCCACCGGCGTAGACCTCATCTCGCTGGGCTGGCTCACGCACAGCGCGCCGGCGCTGGACGTGGCGCTGGACGTGGAGGCGGGCTGA
- a CDS encoding phosphofructokinase, with product MATKGTIGILTGGGDVPGLNPAIRAITIRALREGYRVLGIRRGWAGLVDLVRDPDADNSNNVQVLTEDVVNRAARTGGTFLHTSRTRPSFLPRSAVPEHLKDKYDDDVNDLTPEVLKNLEWLGIDTLIPIGGDDTLSYAQRLHQEGVRIVAVPKTMDNDVPGTDYCIGFSTCVTRTIELTNRLRTSAGSHERFLVVEVFGRYAGFTALLPTMAGAAHRCVIPEHPFDIERLTELLVYDRNRNPSRYAVVLVSEGARLVHQEDYMFESEETDQYGHRKLGGIGDRIAALLKELSPQYNNGKRIEVVNQRLGYLVRSGDPDAIDSIVPMAFGNLALDLVLAGKSGLLVAINDGRYGSVPLSLVTEHKKVVNVEEYYNIDRLRPKYETFQGRPLFIMTSER from the coding sequence ATGGCGACGAAAGGCACGATCGGGATCCTGACGGGCGGTGGCGACGTGCCGGGGCTGAATCCGGCGATCCGCGCCATCACGATCCGCGCGTTGCGCGAGGGCTATCGCGTGCTGGGCATCCGGCGCGGCTGGGCCGGCCTGGTCGACCTCGTGCGGGACCCGGACGCGGACAACAGCAACAACGTTCAGGTGTTGACCGAGGACGTCGTCAACCGCGCGGCGCGCACCGGCGGCACGTTCCTGCACACGTCCCGCACGCGCCCGAGCTTCCTCCCGCGTTCGGCCGTGCCCGAGCACCTCAAGGACAAGTACGACGACGACGTCAACGACCTCACGCCCGAGGTGCTGAAGAACCTCGAGTGGCTCGGCATCGACACGCTCATCCCGATCGGCGGGGACGATACGCTCAGCTACGCCCAGCGGCTGCACCAGGAGGGCGTCCGCATCGTCGCCGTGCCAAAGACCATGGACAACGACGTGCCCGGCACGGACTACTGCATCGGGTTCAGCACGTGCGTGACGCGCACGATCGAGCTGACCAACCGACTGCGGACCAGCGCGGGCTCACACGAGCGGTTCCTCGTGGTCGAGGTCTTCGGCCGCTACGCCGGCTTCACCGCCCTGCTGCCGACCATGGCGGGCGCGGCTCACCGGTGCGTGATCCCGGAGCACCCGTTCGACATCGAGCGCCTGACGGAGCTGCTCGTGTACGACCGCAACCGCAACCCGAGCCGCTACGCGGTCGTCCTCGTCTCGGAGGGGGCGCGTCTCGTGCACCAGGAAGACTACATGTTCGAGAGCGAGGAGACGGACCAGTACGGCCACCGCAAGCTGGGCGGCATCGGGGACCGCATCGCTGCGCTGCTGAAGGAGCTCTCGCCGCAGTACAACAACGGCAAGCGCATCGAGGTCGTCAACCAGCGGCTCGGCTACCTGGTGCGCTCCGGCGACCCGGACGCCATTGACTCGATCGTGCCGATGGCGTTCGGCAACCTGGCGCTCGACCTGGTGCTCGCCGGCAAGTCCGGCCTGCTGGTCGCCATCAACGATGGCCGTTACGGCAGCGTGCCGCTCTCGCTCGTGACCGAGCACAAGAAGGTGGTCAACGTCGAGGAGTACTACAACATCGACCGCCTGCGGCCGAAGTACGAGACCTTCCAGGGCCGGCCGCTGTTCATCATGACGAGCGAGCGGTAG
- a CDS encoding ABC transporter, producing the protein MISVESVTKRFGALTAVDGVSFEVRRGEVVGFLGPNGAGKTTTMRMLAGTLQPDAGAVLMDGRPISEDLTAARRRIGYMPESNALYTEMLVSEYLDFVAELRGLRGPDRRSALRDAVEQTGIGDVYYRPIGQLSKGYRQRVGLAAAILHRPEVLILDEPTEGLDPNQRVEIRRLIRELGKDRTVILSTHVLGEVEATCSRLLIISRGRVAADGGVAELLDRGRAGARYVVEAEGDDVVTALAALPGVTRHSSVRVDGRMRVELVASGDTDLRPLIFRSALERGWTLWELHRERQSLEELFRELTGSAEPGSQASRRDGASSPAQPSGRGAPVEPGVAASAGKEALR; encoded by the coding sequence ATGATTTCGGTCGAGTCCGTCACGAAACGCTTTGGCGCGTTGACGGCGGTGGACGGCGTCAGCTTCGAGGTGCGGCGCGGCGAAGTCGTCGGGTTCCTGGGCCCGAACGGGGCGGGGAAGACGACGACGATGCGGATGCTGGCCGGCACGCTCCAGCCGGACGCGGGCGCGGTGCTCATGGATGGCCGCCCGATTTCGGAGGACCTGACCGCAGCGCGCCGGCGGATCGGCTACATGCCGGAGAGCAACGCGCTGTACACCGAGATGCTGGTCAGCGAGTACCTGGACTTCGTGGCGGAGCTGCGTGGGCTGCGGGGCCCGGACCGGCGCAGCGCGCTGCGGGACGCCGTCGAGCAGACCGGCATCGGCGACGTCTACTACCGTCCGATCGGCCAGCTCTCCAAGGGGTACCGCCAGCGGGTGGGGCTCGCCGCGGCGATCCTGCACCGTCCGGAGGTGCTGATCCTCGACGAGCCGACGGAGGGGCTGGACCCCAACCAGCGCGTCGAGATCCGGCGGCTGATCCGTGAGCTGGGGAAGGACCGCACGGTCATCCTGAGCACACACGTGCTGGGCGAGGTGGAAGCGACGTGCAGCCGGCTGCTGATCATCAGCCGTGGCCGCGTCGCCGCGGACGGCGGCGTGGCGGAGCTGCTGGACCGCGGGCGTGCGGGTGCACGCTACGTGGTCGAGGCCGAGGGCGACGACGTCGTCACCGCCCTCGCCGCGCTGCCCGGCGTCACGCGGCACAGCAGCGTGCGCGTGGACGGCCGCATGCGCGTGGAGCTGGTGGCGAGCGGCGACACGGATCTGAGGCCGCTGATCTTCCGCAGCGCGCTGGAGCGCGGCTGGACGCTCTGGGAGCTGCACCGAGAGCGGCAGAGTCTCGAGGAGCTGTTCCGGGAGTTGACAGGCTCCGCAGAGCCGGGCTCCCAGGCTTCGCGCCGGGACGGGGCATCCAGCCCAGCGCAGCCTAGCGGGCGCGGAGCGCCCGTGGAGCCCGGTGTGGCGGCGTCCGCCGGAAAGGAGGCCCTGCGATGA